tcatgctgtccccaatgaatatgcatgagagagattttcatgcactccctccctccgtctaatatcttatgcatattcattgtgtttgCAGCtgtcgaggactggagttggccaaccCTGCTGAAGGCAAACAATTCCATCCAGACTCAGAAACTTGGACTTGTTACATTGTGGATCCTCTCAGTATGCCTACAGCCATAGCCATTTACTTTCTTCcaaggcacaaaaaaaaagagaaaaaaatacactACAGTTTAATTCAGTATCTTGTCCTCAAGGTGTTTGAATCTCTTTTCTCAACCTTTTTATGTAGTTAAAACCATCTTCAGGCAAAGGAATGTCCCAGGCCCTGACCAAACAGAACCTTTACAAAGCAAAACTTGTAGGTGTTTTAATATATCATGTGTATTCAGATCCTTTTATTAGGCCCTTTGTATCCCTActaaatttcattcattttcagatAGGTGCTGGCAcccccaaaaaaatgtagatGCGTATTTTGTTAATGTTAAGGCTGCGTCATGCCAGCAAAGATCTCTATAAGGCCCAGGTCAGATTGGCAGAACACCCTGAAGAATCGAGAAATAAGTGTGTGTGGGGCACTAGTTGACTCTGTTGACTGAACATGGCCCAGGACCCACAGGGTGATCCTTGGCTGACACAGGACCCACCAACGGCTTTAATATTTGGACGTTGCAAATTTTGGTTTTGGCATGGGTGACCAAATGTTTAGAAGAAAATATATGAACTTagtagggatttaaaaaaaaggtaaaaaccaaaaaaaaaaaaaattgggtaaGAAACAAAACATTTCTTTGAAAATGGCAGCATCTGACAACTTTTTTCTATCTTGTAGCTGGATTATATAGCAgttaggagggccagctaatagctcagggtgaggtgttggtggtggtttaggggccagttttacatgcagactaagacgtacgaacagcacagttacacctaggtgaagatttgacgacattttggagtgaggaaagtctcacaaacatgagatttctactgttatctcgccctagcttgatggtaccctgttatagagtccatcaaggtagggcgagagaacatagaaatgtcatctttgtgagactttcctcactccaaatgacatcaaatcttcaccgaggtatagggtgctgtttgtacgtcttaGTCTGcagtaaaactggcccctaagccACATCCAACACCTCACCTCTTGCTATTAGCtagccctcctataggcataaaaatacttgactactatgaaggcttccccagaggtgctcgctctctctctccccagtaatTCTAAAAATTACTCTATTAACACGCCCCTTTCTCTTACTGCGGGCATTATGCATGTGATGATATAGCATTTTCATGAATCTAGGGGTTGGTTTGGAAAATGCAGAAACTGTGTGTGGTGATGCCTCTCCTGATCTGAGCCTGCCTGCTTTTCTCATGACTAAAAGTGTATACGTTTTGGATCCCTGCActtattttttttacctgaggAAAATGGTGAGCAGTTTTCAGACAGcacttttacccaggtaaatgacaCATGAAAACTTCCTGGCCTAGGATGAATGCATAAGGAATGCCAGCGTGGTTGTGAATTAGTGGTATTTCATTATCCACTCATCATACAAATACGAGGATCATCACCAAAAGTGGAGAAAAAGAGCTGGTTGAggttatgcatgtatatatttcTATGATCGGcagtatttttatttgatttatattccacttttcaggcacttcaaaagggaatacattcaggtactttatttatttatttgttgagttttatataccgtcattccgtGGAGCCATCAAGGTACTTTAGTTAtctccctgtcctcagagggctcacaatcttaagtttgaacctgaggcaatggagaatgaaATGACTTGCCCTGGGTCACAAGGAGAGGCAGTGGTATTTGAACCCTTCCTTCCCTAGTTTGCAGCCTgctgttttttttaaccattaggctactcctccactccaatagATATAAAAGGAAAGATGTATTTTTCTATTAATACTGCagcatattttgcatttttttttttttcatatagcaGTGATTTTGGTGCTAATAAATCCCAGCTGGATCTGGGcttgcaaaataaaatacatcctGTTAAAACCGGTTCTGTACTGCAAATCAGTTTGGAGAGAGAGATAGCAAGGGCCCTGCTTCAGTCATTTTATTACATGCCTGGTACCAGCATATAATTAAGAATGTAAAATGCATTTCAACGTCGTATTAGAATTTTAaggtgcaataaaaaaaaaaaaaaaaaaaggcaaacacaAAAGAAATGTGCCTTTTTCTTGATTTATTCCTGATGCTCAGACACTTCTTTGCTTTTGTTTCCCCTTAACAGTATTATTGCCACCTTAAAAGCAAATGGTTTGGTATGGGAGAGTACAGTGTGTGGACTTGATATAACTGTCCCTGCTCATTGGCCAGAAGGCGGCACTGATGGACAGGCTACTGTTTTGCAGTCTACACACGGCACTCTTGCTTGAGCTCAGAGTCCACTGTTCTTTTTAACAATTTGGTATGAAGGGTTACGAAAGGGAACCATTCCTCTCCTGATGTTTGAATAAAACAATCTttgatgagagaggagaaaaagtcAAAGAACAGGGACATTAAGCTGCAGAAACGTGGTGACAGTAACTGCAATACACACTGGCCTGCTCATAGCAGCGGGGCACTTAAAATGAATTCGGTATTGACCGAATCTTTCGTCAATTCCGTAAGTACAGTTCGATTTGAACTCTCAAAGATCTTGCAATTTTCAGAAAGTTAGGAGAAAATGGTGTTTCCTTTCCGCAAGGGCAGCAGTgtgaaattttaaattaaaactttCAAGAAAGTTAAGCCCCTAAGAGAAAAAAAGTAATGAATGTATAGACAATTTATACTTTACAACACCctcttctttttttggttttattttatatttaaacacATTTCTCTGAATTTATCCAAGTTGTGCTGATTGAAAATCAGCAGTTGATGATAATTTTTGATTCACTAATGAGGTGAATTTAAAGCAAAGCTAGAGCAAGCTCAGGGGGGATGCTTGATAAAGATGTGCCCACCGGAGGGCAGCTGAAACACCGTCCTTATGTTACACAACTTAAGGAATGGGTGCAGGTGATAACTTAATTACCTTTTGAGacatttgttttggaaaaagaAATTGTTGCAATCTAAGCAACATCCTTGTTGGTTTTAGAAGTCTTAAATTTCAtgaaaggaagggggagggaggtatGAGACAAGATGGAGAAGGATTAAATAATGCAAAAGATGCGGGCAGATATGAGCACAGGGCTAGGGAGACTAGCAGGTCCACCATCCTAATATTCATAAAATTACTGCACCGTCGTAGAGGATGATAGGGACATTTCACTCACGCATTTaaagatgaatttaaaaaaattgggcGCACGCTGAAATTGGGAGATGGACACATTTCTGGCACTTGCGTGTGTcaaccctatttttttttaatgtggccaGATGGGCGCTCAAGTACCGATTCGCAAATATCTCCCATTGGACAAAAAAGAGGGACAGggtaggggcattccggggcatggccaagagatgtgcctgGACGCGCATCCAAGTCCAGTGCCACGTGattttccttctgctatggaggtgtaaaaaaaaaaaatttccaggtatctaggaagtgtttcaggggtctgggttaactggcggggggggagtgcaggccaacaaaccaggggagtttggagggcCTAGCTGAACACTGGgctaactggtggatgaactggtgaaactggtcattggCTGGATGCATGTTTGTTATACCTTTACTTGTGAAGTCCGTAAGCAGACTTAAGCTGTTGGGCGCATACATGTTTAAAATTaagctctcatacacacatgcctaggttattttgtaacatgcgcgcatgtgtgtgtgtgcatgttataaaactgccatGTATCTGGGTGacacacatgtatatatgtgcctgcatgcttgtttgaaagttaccgcccctggttttggttaaAAATTAGCAAAATTGCCAGTAGTGAAGTTCTGAAAACAAACATCTTTTTGGTAAAattgaaactgaaaataaagagaTTTCTTATTCCAAAGAATAATGTCTGAAACGCAAGTACCAATGAGCCTGCTAATGGAGCATCTTTCACTTCACAAAATATGACTGTACATGGAGAGCCATCACCCAGGAGGGACTATATGAATGTGGAAGCTAGTTATAGAATCTGTGATGTGCTGAGAATAGCAATGGACTCAATATGTTTTGAAGTGACTTAAAGACAAGAGTAGTGAGGGCTAATAGTTTCTCAATCAAAAGCCCATTTGGCTGTATTAGTGCCGATTAGTCTAAAGATATGAAGTTTGGGTTCAGTGCATGGTGATTTGAGGGTATTCTTTCTCAAGTTAAACCCATCTTACTGCATTCTTCatggtgatttcacctgcatcTGTGATGCTGCCTACCTAATAAAGGAGAGAACCCTCAGTGGGCTCTAAACCCTGATCCCCCATGTGGAAGTACGCAGTGCTCACCCCGAATCTGCTGGGTCAGCCCCTGGAATAGAGGGAATTCAGAAAAGCTAGTTTCTCTGCTTTCACTTGGGATTGTTACACATTCTTTTGTTATGGATATTAATCAGCTTAAGAAATACGGATTTTAGAAATTCAGTTCTTAAAATTCAGTCTCTTTCATTGTCTGTAATGTGGTGTTTGTCACTGATTCTTAAAAGTACAATGGTGGGACCATAGTTTGTGAGGCCGCTGTAGCACACACATCTCCATATGTCTACCTTCAGTGCCTTCCACTGCAGGAATAGGCTATGGTTCCACTATTGCAGTAGTACAATAAGAGAttcatattaaaaacaaaaaaaatttgagttttaaataaaatactttcCAAAAATCATATCTTCTTTTATGGTGATTTTATAGTGTTCATTTACACTAATGTGTTTTCATATCTGTGATAGCTTTCCTTTAATCACAGTGTGCGTTGCTGCTGTCAGGGCCATAGAGTCATGCATAACAATTTCAGTCGAAACGAATCCTGCAACATTGTTTTCAAGTTCATTCTTTCTTTGATTTCTAGATTTGTCTGACCAAGAATCTAGCAGTAGTGTATCACCGCTTTTGCCACCAGCGGTGGAGGACGAGGGGGAGCCACCATTCAAGAAAGCCCAGTATACCTTTAGACAGGATACGTCTTCACGTGCTGTCTCTCTTCTAGAACTTGAGTCTGCGTTTCGGGGCATCTTCCCTCATTATGACAGTCCAAACCTTCATTGCCATTACAAGTGTACCACTATCAACTGTGACAATGTACAGCTGGAAAACCAAAGAGCAGTCAAATTTGCCCACAAATGGTTATCAGACAGAACTGTGACCTATTGTAAGAGAACAAGAATTTACTGGTTAGTATTTGAGGAGGGCCGAGGAATGTACTGCTTTCTTTGTAGGAAACACGACACCTACAACAAACAGAACAAGCAGAAGGTTTTCAATACCACCCCTGcaatcagatttaaaaaatctGCTCTTCAGGATCATGCTGAATCCCAGCAACACATGCTAGCAATTCTGGCAGAACTGGCTGGCAGAGAGACTACAGACCATGTGCTGGAGAGTGAAAAAGAAGATGTTTCCATACTCTCTAATTCCTTCCTTACCGCATACTGGCTTGGCAAAGAGGAGATCTGCTTTAGTAAACTGTTTCCACTCCTGAGGTTTTTGAAAGATCCTTGTCTACGtgaaacaaattattttgaaGCTGCAGAGTCGGTGGAAAATGTCTATCTAAGTCTTGGTAATGTCATTCAAACGGAGATTGTCAAAACTGTCCAGCAAGCTGCTTGCTATGGTCTTTTACTTGGAAAGCTAAGTGATTTTGGATCTAGAGATTTGCTACTGACTTTTATTCAATATGTTGAGCCCTCAACAGCTGAAGTCAACattaaatttttattttccaaatacATTGCAAAACCATTAAGAGAACCAGAATCTGATGCAATTGTAAAACTGATAAAAACTAGCATTCAGAAGCTTGGACTTCCCATCCAAAAGATGGCTTCTATTGTAACTGATGGAGCCGATGTTCTAACGTGCAAGACAACAGGAGTATCAGCGCAATTGAAAGAAATCAACCCAGCTTTAATTCCTTTCCATTGCCTGTTCCCAAAGTTAGGTATGACAGTCATTGGTGATCATGTGCAAAATCAGTGCATAGCTGATGTTGAAGAATGGATAGCTGAGATATGGAAActgtttgaaaattcatctctTTTGGTAGAATTGTATCTAGATGAACTTCTTCAGGTAAGAGGTCTACACAAGATCTGCCCCAAAGTGAAGGCTTCAGTCAAGCTTATTCTAAAAGATAAATGTAAAATTAGACACTCTTCATTGATCACCTCTGTAATGGCAGTCTACAATGACTACATTGCACTTCTTAATACCTTTCGTGCAATTCAGGATGCCAGTGATACAGGAAACACATTTTTCAACAAAATAAGTTCTATTCAGTTCATAGGTACAATATACATACTTAAGGACATTTATCCAATACTTCTTGCTTTAACAAAGATCTTCCAAAAAGGAAAAGTGAATTTTACTACCATGGAGTCCTCTGTTTATTATGCAATACATCAACTAAATGAAGTGGTTAACAATAAAAAGGCTCTAATAATGCTTAAAGAAGATCTACAGCCAGAAGGACGATTGGGATTATCTAACATATTTCTGGGTGCAGAAGATGAAAAATACCTTAGCCAACTTCTAGAAGTTTACGTTTCTGCAGTTAAAAACAATCTTCACAAAAGATTTGACTCCTACTTGCCTTTGGTTTCGGCATTTTCCATATTTAATCCTCTGCTTGTTCCAGCTCTGGAATCATCAGATTTTAGTGAATATGGTCAGCCAGAAATTAAGCTCCTTGCTGATCACTTTTACAGAGAGGCTAAAGAGAGAGAAGCCAAGGTTTTAAAGCTCACAGAAGAATGGGGGAAGCTTAAGTTTGAACTTTTTGAGTGGAAAAATTGTATTCCTGCTGCTGTTCTCACAGGTGGAGCCATGACAGTCACTGAATGGTGCCTCAAGCATCTGTTCATTTTGAAGGGTGGAATGGGTCACTCATATCCTAACCTGTTTTACCTTGCTGAAGTTTGTCTGTCAATACCAGTTACTAGTAAGTGGCCAGAAAAAGCACTTCAAGCAATAgcaaatttgaaattaaaaactGAGCACAAGATAAGGAGTGACCTTCTTAGCAGCTGGATACATATCATACAAAATGGTCCAGACTTGCAGGCCCCAAGTTGTAGTCACCTCATTTACAAGGCCATTAGGGCCTTTATTGAGCAGAGGAAAACACAACTGCAACACCACACTAGAACCAAAGTGGTGGAAAGCTCTTGCATCTCTGACCTTAGAAGCATTTCAGCGGAGACCTATCCAGATTTGAAGGAAGAAACTTGTTTGGAAGCAAAGGAGGTGATTCACGCTCTAGGACTTTAATCAGCTGCTCAGCATTCTGAAGACGTTTTCTGGTGTGGAGCTCTCCTAGCTAAGGGAATATATTAATACCACCAGTAAGTTTTTAAAGGGATAAAGATTTGCTGTATGCCCAGGATGGAAGGAAAAATCTTACCAAATAGACTCTAAATCCATATTATAGCTATCACATACAAAATTTAACAGTTTCATTTGTCAACAAGTATCTAATTTAGACGAAAGCGATGGGGGAAATTTCTTATTAGGTCAATCTGGAAGAATGTGTGAAATGATATTGTATATCAGTATTTGCAAAGGGAAGCAAATTTAGTGATAAAAGTCACTGGGACTGTTAGGAAGCCATTTTCAACTAAGCATCCCCATCTAGAGGCCTGGATCAGGCACGCTTCATCTAAAGGTTTCCAGGAGGTAGCTGAAGAATAATGTATGCAACAAGTATTGAGTTTTTAATAATTCAATCAAACGTTTACCTGTAAAACTGTTGTTATTGAGCACCAGGAGGCCAACAAGCTTGTTGAAGGATGTTCAGTGTGGATTTTCAGAGTGTATTTCTCACTATACTGCTGTAGTGTTAAAAACACATGGATTAATGGAGACTTTTAAAGCTCACAAAGGCCTTCACCAGGCCAAGTGTGAATTTTGTCCATTTCTGATCACTGTATTATGCCAAAGATAATAAGCAGTTAGAATAGGAACAAAGAAGGTTGAAATAGGGTCTAATGTACAAAAATATGAAATCCTTCAGGAGCTGGGTGGTATTTACATTAGAAAGATCACCAAAGTGTGGGGAAACATTCTACTTAGAAGATCAAGATATTAAATATTTTTCTGAAGATGATTTACTACATGCATGTTAGTGGGAACAGTATAGTCAAGTTCCACAAAGCTATCAGTTGTAGGCAAACTTAAGAAAGTAATATTTTTCCTCAAAGGGTAATTGAGTTTTGAAGGTGATTACCAGAATTTGTTCCAGGCAGGGTTCAATTGGGGGTTGGCCCAGTTCATATGAAAATGAGTgaaatggccttttttttttttgtccacagTTTTCTGTGTAGCTTAGCATATTTATATATTCAGTGTTGTGAAGATCTTTTATAAAATTTTCCTACTTTGAAAGGCTAAACAAATAAGCAACTATTTTCATAAATATATATGTGCAAGCCAAAACGTGATACtcagtttgtcttttttttgtgtgttttgtatccAAGTTGTGGTTCTCTCTTAATAATTAACAGCATGGGTAATGCTGGTCAGTTTTACTGATGCTGTTCGACTATTTGTCCCAGGAACGGAATCCTGAGCATTAGCAACAACTTGACATCATAACTAGAAATACTCACTGTGATCAGCATATCTCAAGCCTACAGCTTAGCTATCCAGTGTGAGAGACGAACAGTCATACATTTGACTTGGCATGTCtattataaattatatttttaatctAAGTTTTCAAATAACGATCTTATTTTCACTGGGTTGATAACAGATACCGTAGATAGGGAcctccattttcagtttttaatttttcccaggaatttatcaaggTTTACTATTtcataaacaacaacaacaaaaaaaaaggagaaaatcattggaaaaatgacatatttatccagaaaaaaaatcagagtttattttggtagacagaagccaggacaataaaaaaaaattatgcagattTTCCCTCAACAGAATTCCTGAATCTATCCCCATTTCCTTCCTAGTATGTGCCTTTCTCTCATCCACTTTCTCATTGCAACAGTATTCGTTCTTGCTAGTGggggctccaggcttctcctctctcctttgccaGCCTGCTTACAGAGGCTTTTCTATTCCTCAGCGCTACACTTTTGtttttgtgcagggccagggaaCCTGTCAGGAAGTGCTTGTGATGGGCTCGGCCACTTCAAATGCTGTGTTGGCAGCACCGGGCAACAGGCAGAGGGGGAGGCAGTACTTGAAATGCCACATCAGCAGcgctggagggtgagcgctttagCTCGTGGGGGTGGGACTTGAAGCGTTTTCAGCTaattgtcacttttggaaaaatcccCGAATTTAGgagtgaaaatcagtttaaactgaaaacagaaGACCGCTATGGTAGTGGTTCATAAAGCATTTTTATTGATGTGAAAAGTGATTTTGTTTTACTACTCAATCATATCTTTATTGGTGGGGAAGATAAACAGGATTAATGGCTAATCTCTGAATCTTTTAAATTACAGTGAAATAGAGACTGTAACTGTTCTTTCCACTTTTGCACCAAGTCCTGACAAATTGTAGGAGACTTAGTGCTCCTCCAGAAACGTGGGTTTAGAAGGAACGAGACAGTAGTAGAACAGACTAGGATTAATCTTACCTTTTCGTACTTGCACacatctttgtattttttctttatttttgtaatgTATTTCCTCCGGCAATCCATATATTTCAAAAAATTTAAAGTAGACAGATTGCCTGTATAGGAAAATACATTAGGTAGTTCCATTTTATATATAATGTATAGGTAAGAAATGTATTTGGAACTGATACAAAATAAACATATGTGCTTTATTATGACTTATAGTTGTAGATGCAAATTGTCATAAATGTGTAATCAGGAATTTGAGACATTTCACTTAAATGCTTACTTTAAGGAAGGAAGACAGCAAAGAAAATCGGACAATGCATGAATCCATTGGAAAGCAGCATTGTAGAAGCATTTTCTAATAGTCAACATCAACTAAGGCTCTGGTTTACTTTTTTTGTACTTATGCTAGTTTCATAGGAAGATTGAACTGCATATTGACTACCGTAGTCAACAAATGTACTAGACCTCAATAAGGGTTATTACAGCACAAGCACAGGATATCCTACAGTAGTACAGTAGTATCATCTACTTTGAGAAGTGAGAGAGTACTCCTTGCAGGAAGCATAATCTGTATTTGCAACAAATGAGGGATGCACATCTAGCCACTGGGAAAGACTATGCAGTATAATACTGAGATCATCCATAAAGAAGAATCCGATCTTACTGGGGCGCATTCTAAGACCAGATGATGGTGAGGTGCTTGTAGGTGGGGACTTTGGCTTAAGTATTAGAACCTGGAGAATTATACAAAGCTTTTTATCACCCTCCTAAATAAAGCATATTCCAGCATCATCATTGTTGACACCATATGTTACACTAATCATGGGGATGGAAAACGAGAGATTACGGAATGTTCCATATCAAAATCAGTCAGCCACCAACAATGTGTTTACAATGAATTGAAAAGGAAAGCTGTAAGGaatgcattttgataaaatcTGTAGCATGTGGATACAATATACAAATGCACTTTTCAGTACATTGAAttacattattttctttgttactGAATGTATTTTCTCAagcaaaatatacacatatatttcaTCAGATTAATATGCATTCTTTTCTGTGCCAGTTCTGAGTTTACATCAATGCTGCATAGAGCAAGCAGTGAGATGATCATGCCCCATATTTAGGAAGAAATTGCAAGTTAAAATGTTCCTGGAGATTTGCAAATTGAACTTCTTTGGATGGGTCATATTACTTGACTGAAACTTGTAAAGTTTCCTTTACCAGCATTTGGGACTGCAGTGTTTGGAGGCTCTTAGCTCTGCAAAATACTTGGTTGATGATTGCTGTCAAAAGACATTTCATCAATCACTTGTTCTACTGAAGATTGAATGACCGTCTTGACAAGCGAGGAAGCAGCTTTAATTAAAAGCATTTCATATTGATCTGAAGTTCTCAAAGTGTGGTAAGCAGGCTGGTTGGTCGGTAATGCTTTTCTAGAACACAGCTCACTCTCGCACATTTCATCACCTCTTGACACCATTACGCTACTGATGTGCTCCACAGGACTGCCAGTTTTATTGTTCTCACTTTTTTCATTACTTTGTACTTTATAAGCAGGCAAAATGAACTCCTCTCCGACAGATTGTTCATTTTGTTTGTGTATTTTTGTATCTTTGCTTATAATTTGCCTTTCAGTACCATCTTGATCATCATCTAATCCTCTCTGCCCAAGTGAACATTGCTGTGAATCTGGCCTTGCCTTCTGACGTGTGCACCTTTCTCCCTCTTTGGCAGGTGCATTTTCTTCCTGCCCTTCTAGCTCGGGACTAGGAAGGAGCACACCGCCTGCTGGTTGCTTGCTGTTCAGCATGTTTTGTGAGAACCTTTGAGTCTCGGAACTAGAAATcaaatcctcctcccccttgttCTCTGAAATATTTCTGTGCTCTCGAGCCTCCTGTGGGTTCCTCTGTACATGTTTCCCATTTATTACGCTAGCCCCGGTTGCCTGCTCTATTATTTCTGGCCAGCTAGTATCGTTGCCCATTTCTGGGCTCTTCCCGGTGGAAAGAATTGGGCCCCTGACCTGTTCGTCTGCCATAAGGTCACATTCTTTATCCGGTGAGGCTCCATTTAAGGATTGATGCAGGTTAGATTTTATCATTGATGTTCTCTCATCTCTGTTAGCTTCAGTTTCCCTTGGTATGTCCTTCATTCCTTTTGTTTTCAGCGTACAGCATTTTTCCTCTGTTACTTCACAAGGGCCAGATTTCTTCTTGTCTCTTGAGAAACTTATGCATGGAATTTTAAGTTTGGCACCAGTCTTTTTTCTAACACAACGCTGAAGGCAGGCATTTCCTACCATTGCTTCTGGGTGCACTTGAGAGTCAAGGTAGGAATGCATCTTTGAAGGATGCAATCTTTTTCTTGGCATTACAAGACTTTTAATCGTTGCCCATGTTCCTCTTGATGACTGGGAATAATTCGAGTCATCTGCTTTTTTGCCTGGATCTGACTGCTTCTCCTTTTCCAAATTGAAATGATTTGTATGCTGTAAGGTAACGTAGTCTGCTTGATGCTCATCTTTTGCTTCTAAAGTTTTCTTAAACGTTTTACTTCTTTTCTTAAAACAGATCTTTAATGGCTTGTATGCATACCGTCCAGTAtgaggaccagtgggttttggtTTCTGTTTGCTTGTGCTTTCGGTCTGTGATGGTGCTTGATTTTTCTGTTCCATATCATCTGATGGCTTCTTCTCTATGCTGAAGGTCCCATCCTCTAATTTCTTAAAACAGTACTTTGCTTCTTTATTAATGTTAACTTCATATGAATGTACTGAAGAGACATTGGTGAATTCAGTTGAAATTTCTTCTAAACAAATTTCACCAGTTTTGTGTCCAGCTGTGATCTTATCCAGAGGTGAACTCTTCTTGGTCTCTGAAAGATATTCAGACAGATTGAGCGTCTTGCTCATCTTGTGTCTGTTATTGATTTGCTTATCTTTTCTGAGGAATGCCTTGGCAGAAGAGCCTTTTGTGATTATTTTCTGAAGGCTGCTTTTTTGTGAGCTTGATTGGACTCCTTCAGGCCTGGAGTCAGTTTGATCGATCTGAGGTATCCCTTGAGGAGAATGTAATGTGATTGCACAAAAGTCCATCGTTTCAGTGGCTCTTAGTGTAAGTGCAAAAAACTGAGCTGAGGATTAAACAACAAtagtgatttcaggctgcctttCAGAGAAAGAGGAGATACTGATTAAAATGCATCTCATCCTCTTCTGTTCAGTATCAGTGTGGCACAGTGGAAGCTACAGTTGTTAGTGATGGTACCTGTAAGAAGATACAAATAATGAGGGGAAAATGCAGTCTACAAGCAACATTTAATAAGCataaaatcccttttaaaaacctATATTTCCATTTTGTAAATAATTTAGGCTTTTAAGTACAATGATCAATCTTTAAGATGtccttttaaatgtttatttctgttCCAGGACTCAATAAGCACATGGGTTTTTCCATTGTGCTTTCTTAAACAGccttttttcacttttaaaaattCTCTTGTTTTCTACTAGTTTTAAAACATCGGTTtcaacaaaaaatgttaaatatgtttaggaaagaaaaataatttgtcTTGAGGACTCCACTATTTGTATCTATACTACTATCCTCAGTCTTTGAACTGTATGGCC
This genomic interval from Rhinatrema bivittatum chromosome 4, aRhiBiv1.1, whole genome shotgun sequence contains the following:
- the ZBTB25 gene encoding zinc finger and BTB domain-containing protein 25 isoform X2, which codes for MEMAKHSLVLLQQLNMQREFGFLCDCTVAIGDVYFKAHRAVLAAFSNYFKMIFIHQTSECIKIQPTDIQPDIFSYLLHIMYTGKGPKQMVDHNRLEEGIRFLHANFLSHATSDVDPLPPSDTMQSSNLYGIQISTAHKTPKESSEAKENPTGSSGNRSIPQSDHPQLQLSLAIGLEGVSPDQQVSHLSSQAAGMAQTAEELQKPVVSIKQEKCDPEPIIPLTHSSPSVELAGPHFPKVNVRGHLCQYCGECFDSRGGLREHLHTHVSGSLPFGVPASILESNDLGDVHPMNENDESAGSHRMGSEQPADHIGRGNLEPLKFSQLSLMSKDAEPVELNCNFSLSRKRKISCTVCGHRFLRKSQLLEHVYTHKDLSDQESSSSVSPLLPPAVEDEGEPPFKKAQYTFRQDTSSRAVSLLELESAFRGIFPHYDSPNLHCHYKCTTINCDNVQLENQRAVKFAHKWLSDRTVTYCKRTRIYWLVFEEGRGMYCFLCRKHDTYNKQNKQKVFNTTPAIRFKKSALQDHAESQQHMLAILAELAGRETTDHVLESEKEDVSILSNSFLTAYWLGKEEICFSKLFPLLRFLKDPCLRETNYFEAAESVENVYLSLGNVIQTEIVKTVQQAACYGLLLGKLSDFGSRDLLLTFIQYVEPSTAEVNIKFLFSKYIAKPLREPESDAIVKLIKTSIQKLGLPIQKMASIVTDGADVLTCKTTGVSAQLKEINPALIPFHCLFPKLGMTVIGDHVQNQCIADVEEWIAEIWKLFENSSLLVELYLDELLQVRGLHKICPKVKASVKLILKDKCKIRHSSLITSVMAVYNDYIALLNTFRAIQDASDTGNTFFNKISSIQFIGTIYILKDIYPILLALTKIFQKGKVNFTTMESSVYYAIHQLNEVVNNKKALIMLKEDLQPEGRLGLSNIFLGAEDEKYLSQLLEVYVSAVKNNLHKRFDSYLPLVSAFSIFNPLLVPALESSDFSEYGQPEIKLLADHFYREAKEREAKVLKLTEEWGKLKFELFEWKNCIPAAVLTGGAMTVTEWCLKHLFILKGGMGHSYPNLFYLAEVCLSIPVTSKWPEKALQAIANLKLKTEHKIRSDLLSSWIHIIQNGPDLQAPSCSHLIYKAIRAFIEQRKTQLQHHTRTKVVESSCISDLRSISAETYPDLKEETCLEAKEVIHALGL